The genomic DNA TCGCTGCCCGCCTGGGCCGGGGCGGCCGACAACGACGCGGCGATCAAGGTTGCGAATGATGCAAACGTGAGGATGGTGCGACGCATTTCAGTCTCCTTCGATTGTGGGGTGGAACGCCGGGCCTTGGCGTTCCCGTGGCCTGTCTGACGCATGGTCATGTTGTGTTGGTCTTTCGCGATACCGGATGCGTTCGAGGCGAGGTATATCGTGACGCAGCCGGTGGCGAGCAATGTGATCTCGGCCACAGTTCTCGCGTGGGATCGGACCTAATGTCGACAGACTTGCACGCGTCGATGCCGCGGGCCTAGGTTGGCCTCGTTCGGATCAGGCAATTTTGGAGGTTCTGATGCAAAAGTCATACTTGCTGGCCGCGACAGCGGCGCTGGCGTTCATCATGCAAACACCGCTCGCGCTGGCCCAGACGGCGCCCGCTGCCGGCGGAACCGCTGCGCCTGCGGCGACAACCACCGCGCCGGCAACGACGGCGGTGCCGGCTGCGACCACCGACAGTTCCAGTCAGCCGACCGACTCCAAGAAGAGTGCCTCGAAGAAACCGGCGAAGAAGAAGATGACGCGGCAGCAGGAAATCGATCACTCCGTCGACACCGGCACCGTGCCCGCGCGCTATCGCAGCTCCGTGCCCAAGCAGTACCAGCAATATATTCCGTTCGATAAGCAGTGACGGATCGCATGGCGGCGCGGGACGCCCCGCTTCGCGCCGCTGCTGCTTTCGAGGAGCGGGCTCTCGAAGCGCCCTCCGTCCAACGCCTGCGACGAACCGTCTCTGCCGGACGGAGTCCGGCCAGAGATCCCCGATGGCGGTCTGCCAGCGCAATGCTAGAGTAGGCCGAAGCGTGGGGGGAATGATGAGTGACGACGTGAAGGATGCTGGCCTCGTGGCCATGATCAGCAGCATCCTCGGTGGCAACAAGCGCGCAGAGAATGTTGCACCGCCGCCGCTCACCGAGGGGCCGCCGACAGTGCCCTCGAATGGAGCGGATGCGGTTTCGGCGCCGACCGCCGAGACAGCGCCGATCAGGCAAGAGCAGGAGGATGCGTCCGACGCTGCACCGGCCACCGCGGAGCCGGTCGAGCAGCCCGCAAAGATTGTCACGACGCGGGACGGCAAACAGCTGCTGCCGGCCGAAGCGATTGCCGATCTCGTGCTGGGCGAGCTGCGCAAGCTGGAGGATTTTCCGGCAACCGGCGTCTCGGTCACGGTCTATGGCTACCGGCATTGGAACGCGATGATCACCTTCGCGCCGTTCTCGACCAATTTCCAGAACGCAACGCGGTTCCGCCAGGCCCTGCCGGATATTGTCTTCAAGCTCCGTCGTTTCGTCGAACTTGAGATATAATCCGGGACAAGCGGCGGCGCCTGGCGTCGCCAACCGGAACAGTTCGACAGGATTCCTGCATTGAGCGTCGCCTTTACCAAGGAAGAAAGCGCCGAGACCGCGTCCGAGACGTTGTTGCCGGATCGCCCGATCTCGCCGCATCCCAACCTCGTGACGGAAGCCGGCCTGCAGGCGCTGCAAACGCAGCTTGCAGAGGCCCGCAAGGCCTATGAAGCCGCGCAAGCCATCGAGGACGTCAACGAGAAGCGCCGGCAATCGGCCGTGCCCTTGCGCGACGCCCGCTATCTGACGGAGCGCTTGCGCACCGCGCAGCTCGTTCCCGATCCGGCCTCAAATGATGTCGTCGCCTTCGGCAGCACGGTAACATTCAGCCGCGCTGACGGCCGCGTGCAGACCTATCGCATCGTCGGCGAGGACGAAGCCGACCCGAAGGCGGGGACGATCTCGTTCGTCGCGCCGGTCGCGAAGTCGCTGATGGGCAAGGCGGTCGGCGATGTCGTCGGGACGGGCGCGCAGGAGATCGAGATCCTGTCGATCGCGTAGCAAGGCGCAGGGCCGCATCGAGAATCGCGTGGCAAAGGGCGCTATCGACAGGAGCAATCCCATTCGCCTAAAGCATGATCCGCAGCAGCGCGAGGCCGTCGTCTCCGCCGAACAAACCTTGATGGTTGAATGAAACGATTTCTGTCGGGAGCGCTGCCGTTCTACGCGCTGGCGGGACTTGCCATGTGCATGTACCTCGTTCTCTACAGGACGAGCCTGTTCGACCTGAACGCGATCGTTCAGGGCGCGACCGGTTCATCGTGGTTTCCGGCCTTCATGTTCGTCTGCGTGCTGCTGGAAGCGGTGTTCCCGTATTTCGGCTATTTTCCCGGCACCGCCCTGATCCTGATGTCGGTGGCGCTCAATCCGAAGGCGGTGGATGGCTCCGTCTTCACCGTGGCGTGGCTCGCCATCATCCTCGGCGCCGTTCTCAGCTACGGACAGGCGCGTTTCTTCAGGCCGTTCCTGCAGCGTGTTGCCTCGAAGGCGGCCTTGCGCCGATGCGAGTCTCTGTTCGACGCCTACGGCCCTTACGCGCGTATTGCCTTGTTCGTGCATCCCAACGCCTGCGCCATGTATTTCACGGCGCTCGGACTGCTCGGCCGCAATCTGACGCGAGAGCTCGCTTATCTCTGCGTGGGTGCAGCGGCCGCCGTCGGCATCCTGTTCGTCATCGTGACCAGGCTCGTGTCGTCCGTCGGCCCCACCGATGACGGCGAATTGCAGGTGCTGCTCGCGGCAGCCCTGGTCGCCATCGGAACGTTGGTCGGTCTTTACGCGGCCTGGTGGCCACAGCGGGCGGCGTGAAACTTCGTCATCGGCCCTTACGCCTCCGGCAGCGCAACGCCCGTCAGCTTGCTCAATTGACCGATGAGCGCCTCCTGAAATGTCGGATCGGTCGCTTCACGCGCCGGCTGCTCCTGCGCGAGGTGATGCCGGTAGCGCCCCGTCACCAGGGCGGCGGGCTCCTCGCTCGCGGCCAGCCAGGTTTGCGTCCGTTGCCCGGTGTCGATATCGACAGGCGCGCCCGCGCCGCCCATCCTGGTGCGCACCCATCCGGGATCGACGGCGTTGCAGAGGACGTTGGGCCAGCGCCGCGCCAGCGCGAAGGCCAGCGCGACGGCGTGCAGCTTGCTCTCGGCGTAGGCCTTGGCGGCATCCCAGGGACGCCTGGTCCAGTCGAGATCGTCGAGCGAGCCCTCGCCACCCCTGTGCAATCCGCTGCTGAGATACACCATCCGGCCGGGCCGCTCGATCAGCGCGGTGAGCATGTACGGTGCAAGCGTGTTGATGGCGAACGTCTCGGCATGGCCTTCCGGCGTTGTGCCGCGGCCGGGCCGCGTGTAGACGCCGGCGTTGTGGATGATCGCGTCCATGCGCCCGATCGCGTTGACCTGGTCGGCGATGTCCTTGGTCTCGGCCGCGCTCTTGAGATCGCCGACCACGATCCCCTGGGCTCGTGACCTCACCTCGCCGAGCGCTTTGGCACGATCGGCCGAGCGCGCGTGCAGCACCACGCGGTGTCCCTGATCAAGCAGCGATTGAGCCGCCGCCCGGCCGAGCCCATCCGTGCTGCCGGTGATGAAGATGGTCGCCATGGGCTGCTCCTTGCGAATGTCTCGGCACGCGCTCTCTGGTGCCGCTTTTCTCTTCCGATCCTTGGGCGATCGACCCAAGGTCACCGCGCTCAACACTTAGTCTTGAGCTGCGTTCCGCGAAACGCCCGCAGCGGCAGGTCAATCTGGAGGCATGTTTGAGCAAGGTCAAAACTCCACAGGACAAGAAGCGCTTGAGCTATGAGCACGACCGGCGCAATACCTATGGAGAGAATCAGAAAAGCAGCCGGAAGAACATTCCGCGCAGCAAGCAGCTCTCGCACCGGGACGAGCGCCGGGCAGTGCGCCAGGCCTTGATCCCTGCGCAGGGCGATGTTCGGGACGAAGTCGCCGACGAAGCGCAGTCGGATGTCTTGCGCAAAGGCCGGATCAAGAAGCTCAGCGCCTTTCGCAAATCGCCGGACCGTCCCCTGGGCGAAGTCGTCGCGCGACGATTGCGCCGACGGAGGAGCGAACCGGCCGAGGATTAGGCCGCGCGTCAATGATGGGCCGGCCCTGATTCCGATGACTTCGGCAAAGCCGTAACCCCTTGATCCGACTGACGTCGGCTACTGTGCATGGGGTTGTTTTCGAGATTCTTGTTCGGGCGGTCGCCGACAGCCGTCGGGCGAGATCGTCGGCAATTGGCAGATCAAGCAGGACAATGGATGGTGGGCGCACAAGGGATCGAACCTTGGACCTCTCCCGTGTGAAGGGAACGCTCTCCCGCTGAGCTATGCGCCCGGGACCATCATGCCAACGGCCGGACCTTGTCGGCCGGCCGGCGCATCGGAGCCCGCGATTTAGAAGTGCGGGCTTGAGGTGTCAAGTTTCCAGGTGGCTCGAAGCCGGAAAAGCTTGCGGCAACCGCGCCATGCGCGGCGGAAAGGGCGGTTTCGGGCCGCTTACGCGCCCTGCTGGCGGGCGCGGGAGGCGTGGGCCTGCAGCGCCCGGATCCGCTCGGCCAGCGTTCCGCCGCCTTCGGGCAGGCTCGGCGTGCCGTTGGTGGCGGCGTCGTTGGCCGGGCGCGGCGCCGGCTTCGGCGGCTGGCCGGCCTCGGCCGCCAGCAGCGCCTCGATCGGCGAGTTCGGACCTTCGAGCTGCATCGCGAGCTTGGCCACCTCGGCGGCAATGTCGTTGATGCGCTCGCGCAACAGCGCATTCTCCATGCGCTCGGTCGCCCATGAGCTCTCGGCCTGCTGCTGGATCGCGTTGAGGTCGCGCTGCAGTTTTGCGCGCTCGTCGCGCGCGGTGCGAAGCTGCTCTTCCAGCGCGGTCTTTTCCGCGCGCAGCGCCTCCGCAGCCGCCGACGATTTGCCGCCGCTGAGGCCCGCGATCTCGACGCGCAGCTCCTTGACGGTGCGCTCATTGGCCTCATTGGCCTGGCGGAGCTGGTTGTTCTCATAGTCGCGCTCGGCAAGCAGCTTGCCCTGCGTCGCGAGGCGTCCTTCGAGGTCGGCGACGCGGCCTGACAGCATCTCGGCTTCCTTGACCTGCACCAGCAGCTGGCGATCGAGCTCGGTGACGCGCTGGCTCAGATTCTCGACCCGGCCGCGGGCATCGCCGAGCTCGCGCGAGGCGGTCTCCGATTCCAGACGCTCCTGCGCGAGCCGCGCCTGCGTCGCCGCGAACTCCTTCTCGGCATCGCCGACGCGATTCTTCAATTCCTCGATCTGCGCGCGCACGGCGACCAGCTCGACCTGGCGGCTCTCCGCCATCATCGAGCGGTCGGACAGTTCGGAGTTGATCTTGGCGAGCTCGGCCTGCTTGTCGGTCAGCGCGATCTCGGCTTCGCGCAACGCTTGGGTCTTGGCGTTGAATTCCTCTTCGGTGGCGCGGAGCTGCTCCTTCACCGCCTTCTCGCGCGCCTCGAGTGCGAAGATCGTGGCGTTCTTCTCGCCGAGCTCGATCTTCATGCGGTTGATGGCGTCGCTCTTCTTGCCGAGCTCGGCGAGCTGGCTCGTGGTCTTGTTCTTGAGCTGGTCGACGCTCATCTCGAGCCGCCGCGCCGACATGGCGAATTCGGCGCGGAGCTGGTCCTTGTCGGCCTGGATCTCCGCCATCGACAGCGGCGTTGCGGCTTCGAGCCGGCGCGTGGTCAGGCGCACGGCGCGGTTATGCACCAGCGGCACGATGGCGAGCCCGCACAGCATCGAGAGCAGGAAACCGATCGCCAGGTACATGATCGGTTCGACCATGGGGCAGAACTCCCAAGCTTAAGGAAAAATTCACCAACGACCATGCCATGGCGGGCCGGCAAAAAGCCAGCCCCGGCCTGTCGTTAACCTTGATCCCTAACAGGATGGGAGGAGGAGACCTAGAACGGGTTCCAGGTCGCGCGCGGCGTGTATTTGAGATAGCCGATATTGGCGCCCAGCCGTAAGCCCAAGCCCGAGCGGATCGGCACCAGCACGATGTTGTTGGCGGTGAGCGCCGTCATGCCGAAGCCGCCGATGATGTAGGCCGAGCCGTCGAGGCCGGCGAAGCGCTGGTAGATCGCGTTGGTGGCGGGCAAATTGTAAACCAGCGTCATGGTGCGCGCGCCGTCGCCGCCCCAGTCGAAGCCGAGCGAGGGGCCCTGCCAGTAGACTCTGAGATCGCCGGCGTTCTTGGTGTAGAGCGTGCCTTCGCCGTAACGCAGGCCGGCAACGAACGCGCCGGAACCTTCCTCACCCAGGATGTAGCCGTTGGGCAGGCCCCATTGGCTGATCGCCTTCTCGATGATGGAGGCAAGCCCGCGCGAGACGTTGCCGAAGAAGCGGTGTCCGGCACCGACGAGCTCGTCCGGCCCGTAGGTGTTGGGCGTTGGGGTCCGCTGCGGCGGCGGCAGGTCCGGCGGCGGCGCGGTCTGCGCTGAAGCCGGCACGATCCAGCCGACCATCGCGGCAAGCGCGAGCGCAGCAAGGCGTGATGCGAAAGTCATGAAAGAACCCCTGGTACCGAATCCGGTCGCTTCCTTAACCTGACGCCAACAGGCATGGCTCTAGGTTGCGCCGGATGTCCCCTCGACTCGGATGTTATCCGCAGCAACTATGACGGCACAACGGCAGGAAGATAGCCCTTTGCGCCCCGGAATTGCCTTGATCCGCCTCCTCGTCGGCCTGCTGGCGGGCATATGGATCACGGGCTCGGGGTTGCCGACCGAGGCTGCCACCACCGAGCGGGTCGTCGTCAACCGCTTCACCGGCGTCGCCATCCAGGGCTTCGACCCCGTTGCCTATTTCGTCGATGGCGAGGCGGTGCAGGGGACGGCGGAATTCGAGGCGAACCTCTGGGGCGCGGTCTGGCGCTTCCGAAACGAGGGCAACCGGGCCTCCTTCCTGGCGCATCCCGAGGTCTATGGGCCGCAGTTCGGCGGCTACGATCCCGCCGATATCGCCCGCGGCGTCACCGTCGCCGGCAATCCCCGTTTCTTCGTGATCGCGGCGCAGCGGCTTTATTTGTTCAGCCGGGAAGCCAATCGTGACGCCTTCGCCGCCGACCCCGAACGGTTCCTCTATGAGGTGGGCAAGCGCTGGCCGGCGCTTCTGGAGCAGCTCGGTCAGTAGCGGCTTACCTCAGAGTTCCGCCGCCTGCGGATCGCCCCAGGCGATGAACTCCGGGATGATGAAGCCACTGGCCGGCCGCTGGCCGAAGCGGAGCTCGCCGCCCTTGCTGTCGGTCACCCTGCCGCCGGCCGCGGTCACGACCGCGGAACCGGCCCCGACATCCCATTCACAGGTCGGCCCGAAGCGGGGGTAGATGTCGGCGCTGCCCTCGGCGATCCGGCCGAATTTCACGGCCGAGCCGCAGGTCTTTCTCACGGCATTGGGCCTGTCGTCGATGAACGCCTCACTCCTGGGATCGCCATGCGAGCGGCTCACTGCTGCAACCCAGGGCTCGCCCCGCGCCGGCAGCTTGCGGGTGCGGATCGGCTCGGCCGCGCCGATGGTCGCACCGTCAAACCTCACGCGCTCGGCGCCGCGGCCGACGATGCCGCGCCAGAGCACCCCGAGCGCGGGCGCACTGACGATGCCCAGCAGCGGCGCGCCCGATGTCACGAGGGCGAGGTTGACGGTGAACTCGTCGCGGCCGGCGACGAACTCCTTGGTGCCGTCGAGCGGATCGATCAGGAAGAAGCTGCCCTCGAACGGCGCAGAAGCGAGCTCGGTCCGCTCTTCCGAGAGCGTCGGCACGTCGCCTGCGAGCTGCGCCAGGCCCTCCGCGATGATGCGGTCGGCGGCAAGGTCGGCCTCGGTTACCGGCGAGCCGTCCTGCTTGCCGTCGACCCGCATCGCCGCGCGGTTGACGGCAAGGATCGCCTCGCCCGCCTTCACCACCAGGGCCGTCAGCGGCTCCATCAGGCCGGATGCGGCCGCGCTGTCGATGATCCGCTTCACCTGGATGCCTCAATCATCGGCAATTCGTTCCTTCTCGACTGATTCGCCCCCGAACGATTCGATTGGGCTTATGACCGCCCGGACGTGATCGCAAGCTAGCTGCCGCGGGCTGGCGAATGTTAGAACCCGCAGCATCCGTCAAGCATGCGTGATTCGCGGCGTCCAGCGCCGTGCAATTCCAGGAACCCTCCAGGACCCCTTTATATGTCTGACGCCTCGTCGCCCGCGACCGCAACTGCTCCCGATATGCTCGAACTCGCCGCGCTGTTGTGCTCGCGGGTCTGCCACGATCTCATCAGCCCTGTCGGCGCCATCGTCAACGGCCTCGAAGTGCTCGACGACGATCCCAAGCCCGAAGACCGCGAGTTCGCGCTCGACCTGATCCGCAAGAGCGCCAAGACCGCCTCCGCCCGGCTGCAGTTCTGCCGTCTCGCCTTCGGCGCGGCCGGCTCCTCCGGCGCGCAGATCGATCTCGGCGATGCCCAGACCATGGCGAAAGGCCACATCGAGGACGGCAAGTGCTCGATCACCTGGAATCTGCCGCGGCTCCTCCTGCCGAAGAACCGCGTCAAGCTGCTGCTCAACATGCTGGTCGTCGCCCAGCACACGATCCCGCGCGGCGGCATGCTGACGATCGACCCGATCGGCGAGGGCGAGACGATGAGCTTTCGCATCACCGCGACCGGCCACAATGCGCGCCTGCCGCAGAACATCTCCGAGCTGCTGAGCGGCGAGCGCGGCCCCGCCGCGGATGCGCACGCGATCCAGCCTTATTATACGCGTCTGCTGGCCCAGGCCTGCGGGCTCACCGTGAAGCTTGCGCCGGAAGGCGAAGCCATCACCGTTACCGCTTCGTAAACGACGCGTCGCGTCCGGCCTCTTAATCGAATCTTTACAAGGCGCTTCGGCTTGTCCGGAGCGCCTTATCTCTTTGTTGGTTCCGTTCTTTTGCACATACTCAACCAATATTAAACGCTTTGCGGTGAAGCTGGCCTCATTCCGAAATGGCGCACCACGCCTCGTGCGCGCCCTCGCTGTATGAAGGCCTGTTTTCATGGATGATCTGTTGCGGGAGTTTCTGACGGAGACCAGCGAGAGCCTGGACACCGTGGACAATCAATTGGTGAAGTTCGAGCAGGAGCCGAACAACGCCAAGATCCTGGATAACATCTTCCGCCTGGTCCACACCATCAAGGGCACGTGCGGCTTCCTCGGACTGCCCCGGCTCGAAGCGCTGGCGCATGCCGGCGAGACCTTGATGGGCAAATTCCGCGACGGCATGCCGGTGACGGGCCAGGCGGTCACGGTGATCCTGTCCTCGATCGACCGCATCAAGGAGATTTTGGCAGGCCTGGAGGCGACCGAGGCCGAGCCCGAGGGGAACGACCGCGATCTCATCGACAAGCTGGAAGCGATGGTCGAGCAGGGTATGGCCGCAATGGCGGCGGGTGCTGCTGCTCCTGTCACCGAGGCCCCGCCGCTGGCGCCGGAGGCACCTGTTGCTGCTGCCGCGCCCGCCAAGGACCTGACCATGGGCACGCTGATCGACCAGACCCTGGAGCGTCCGCTGCGCCCCGGCGAAGTCTCGCTCGACGAGCTTGAGCGCGCCTTCCGCGAGACCGCGATCGAAGCGCCCGCGCCCGTTGCCAAGGTCGAGGCTGCGCCGGCGCCGGCCGCTGAAGCCCCGGCTCCTGCACCCGCTGCGAAGGAAGCGGCCAAGCCCGCCAAGGAGAAGGCCGCCCCGAAGAAGTCGATGGCCGACGAGGGCGCCTCCGAAGGCGACCGCATCGCCAACCAGTCGATCCGCGTCAACGTGGATACGCTGGAGCATTTGATGACCATGGTCTCCGAGCTGGTCCTGACCCGCAACCAGCTTCTGGAGATATCCCGCCGCAACGAGGACACCGAGTTCAAGGTGCCGCTGCAGCGCCTGTCCAACGTCACCGCCGAGCTGCAGGAGGGCGTCATGAAGACGCGCATGCAGCCGATCGGCAATGCCTGGCAGAAGCTGCCGCGCATCGTCCGCGACCTCTCGAGCGAACTCGGCAAGCAGATCGAACTCGAGATGCATGGCGCCGACACCGAGCTCGACCGCCAGGTGCTCGACCTGATCAAGGACCCGCTCACCCACATGGTGCGCAACTCCGCCGATCATGGCCTGGAGACCCCCGCCGAGCGCCTCGCCAGCGGCAAGGGCGAGCAGGGCACCATCCGCCTGTCCGCCTATCACGAGGGCGGCCACATCATCATCTGCATCGCCGACAACGGCCGCGGCCTCAACACCGAGAAGATCAAGGCCAAGGCGATCTCCTCAGGCCTCGTCACCGAGGCCGAGCTCGAGAAGATGAGCGAAGCCCAGATCCACAAGTTCATCTTCGCGCCGGGCTTCTCGACCGCGGCCGCCATCACCTCGGTCTCCGGCCGCGGCGTCGGCATGGACGTGGTGCGTACCAATATCGACCAGATCGGCGGCACCATCGACATCAAGTCGGTGGCCGGTGAAGGTTCTTCCGTCACCATCAAGATCCCGCTGACGCTGGCGATCGTCTCCGCCCTGATCGTGGAAGCCGCCGGCGACCGCTTCGCGATCCCGCAGCTCTCGGTGGTCGAGCTGGTCCGTGCCCGCGCCAACTCCGAGCACCGCATCGAGCGCATCAAGGACACCGCGGTCCTTCGTCTGCGCAACAAGCTCCTGCCGCTGATCCACCTGAAGAAGCTCCTGAAGATCGACGACGGCGCGGCCTCCGATCCCGAGAACGGCTTCATCGTGGTCACCCAGGTCGGCAGCCAGACTTTCGGCATCGTGGTCGACGGCGTGTTCCACACCGAAGAAATCGTGGTCAAGCCGATGTCGACAAAACTGCGTCACATCGACATGTTCTCCGGCAACACCATCCTGGGCGATGGCGCTGTGATCATGATCATCGACCCCAACGGCATTGCCAAGGCGCTCGGCGCCGCCGGCTCCTCGGCCCATGACATGGGCGACGAGAACGGCGCGCACCACATCGGCTCGGGCGAGCAGACCACCTCGCTCCTCGTCTTCCGCGCCGGCTCGGCGCAGCCCAAGGCGGTCCCGCTCGGGCTCGTCACGCGCCTCGAAGAGCTGCCCGCCGACAAGATCGAGTTCAGTAACGGCCGCTACATGGTGCAGTACCGCGAGCAGCTGATGCCGCTCGTCGCCATGGACGGCGTCACCATTGCGAGCCAGGGCGCCCAGCCGATCCTGGTGTTCGCCGACGACGGCCGCTCCATGGGCCTCGTCGTCGACGAGATCATCGACATCGTCGAGGAACGCCTCAACATCGAGGTCGGCGGCTCCTCCTCCGGCATCCTCGGCTCGGCCGTGATCAAGGGCCAGGCCACCGAGGTGATCGACGTCGGCCACTTCCTGCCCATGGCGTTCTCCGACTGGTTCACCCGCAAGGAGATGAAGCCGTCGCTGCACTCGCAGTCGGTGCTCTTGGTCGACGACTCTGCGTTCTTCCGCAACATGCTGGCCCCGGTCCTGAAAGCCGCCGGCTACCGCGTCCGCACCGCGCCGACCGCGCAGGAGGGCCTGGCTGCCCTGCGCGCGCAGAGCTTCGACGTGGTGCTGACCGACATCGAGATGCCCGACATGAACGGGTTCGAGTTCGCCGAGGTGATCCGCTCGGACAACAATCTCGGCTCGATGCCGATCATCGGCCTCTCCGCGCTGGTGTCGCCGGCGGCGATCGAGCGCGGCCGTCAGGCCGGCTTCCACGACTATGTCGCCAAGTTCGACCGTCCCGGTCTGATCGCGGCGCTGAAGGAGCAGACCGCGGGCGCCGCCGGCGCCTCCGAGCTGAGCCGGGCAGCGGCGTAACCAACGGGATCAGGAGATACGCTTATGGCCACCAACAAAACCCAGTCCGCCGAAGGCGCCATGGTCGAATACGTCACCGCGATGATCGGCGGCCAGCTGTTCGGCCTGCCGATCTCCCGCGTCCAGGACGTGTTCATGCCGGAGCGCGTCACCCGCGTGCCGCTGTCCTCGCGCGAGATCGCGGGCGTGCTGAACCTGCGCGGCCGCATCGTCACCGTGGTCGACATGCGCGCCCGTCTCGGCCTGCCGCAGCCTGAGGACGGCAAGGTGCCGATGGCGGTCGGCGTCGACCTGCGCGGCGAATCCTATGGCCTCTTGATCGACCAGATCGGCGAGGTGCTGCGCCTGCCCGAGGCCGGCATGGAAGAGAACCCCGTCAACCTCGATCCCCGCATGGCCAAGCTCGCCGGCGGCGTCCACCGCCTCGACGGTCAGCTCATGGTCGTCCTCGATGTCGATCGCGTCCTCGAGCTCGCGCCCGAGATGATGGCGGCCTGATAGCACGGCCTCGCCGCCGACGTGCTGGTAATTGGAAGTGCCCCCGCAAAAGGGGGAGGAAGCAGAGGTTCACATGCGCACTTGTCTCGTCGTTGATGATTCCAGCGTCATCCGCAAAGTTGCGCGCCGCATCCTGGAGGGCCTCGACTTCCAGATTCTCGAAGCCGAGGACGGTGAGAAGGCGCTGGAGGCCTGCAAGCGCGGCTTGCCCGATGCGGTGCTGCTCGACTGGAACATGCCCGTGATGGATGGTTACGAGTTCCTCGGCCATCTCAGGCGCATGCCCGGCGGCGACCAGCCCAAGGTGGTGTTCTGCACCACCGAGAACGACGTCGCGCATATCGCGCGCGCGCTGCATGCCGGCGCCAACGAGTACATCATGAAGCCGTTCGACAAGGACATCGTGACGGCGAAATTCCAGGAAGTCGGCCTTATCTAAGCGATCGGCCGGAGGCCGAACGGATCCTCCGGCGCCTGTTTTCAACTGTCTCCTTTCAGTCTGAGTTGGTGAGTAATGAGTGTTGCGTTCGCAGGTAATTCGACCACGACCGGCTCGCGCGAAGCGGGGCCGCTGCGGGTGATGATCGTCGACGACTCCGTCGTCATCCGCGGTCTGATCTCGCGCTGGGTCGGCGCCGAGCACGACATGGAAGTCGCAGCCTCGCTGCGCACCGGGCTCGAGGCGGTCAACCAGCTCGAACGCATCAATCCCGACGTTGCCGTGCTCGACATCGAAATGCCCGAGCTCGACGGCATCTCGGCGCTGCCGCAACTCCTGGCGAAGAAGCGCGATCTCGTCATCATCATGGCCTCGACGCTGACCCGCCGCAACGCGGAGATCAGCTTCAAGGCGCTGTCGCTCGGCGCGGCTGATTACATTCCGAAGCCGGAATCGACGCGCGAGGCGTCGGCCGCGGACATCTTTCATCACGACCTGATCCAGAAGATCCGTCATCTCGGCGCGCGGCTGCGCCGCAAGCCCGCGGTTGCAAGTCCGCCGCTCGTGCCTGCGAGCCCGGCTCCGGCCCTGCGCAGTCCGATTGCACGGCCGGTCGCGCCCGCATCGGCTTCCGCCGCGCCGGCTGCATCGTCAGGGGCGCTGAGCCTGCGCCCGTTCTCCAATCAGGCCCCCAAGGTGCTGCTGATCGGCTCCTCGACCGGCGGTCCGCAGGCGCTGATGGCGCTGGTCACCGAGCTCGGCCCCGTGATCGACCGCGTCCCCGTGCTGATCACCCAGCACATGCCGCCGACCTTCACGACCATCCTTGCCGAGCATCTGGCGCGTTCGAGCCGCAAGCCGGCGGCCGAGGCGGTCGACGGCGAGCCGGTGAAGCCGGGACGGATCTATCTCGCGCCCGGCGGCAAGCACATGCGCGTCGCGCGCAGCGGCGTGGACACCGTGATCGCGCTCGACGACGGCCCCGCCGTCAATTTCTGCAAGCCGGCGGTCGATCCGCTCTTCACCTCCGCCATCGACATCTGGCACGGCAGCATCCTCTCCGTGATCCTGACGGGCATGGGCTCGGACGGCATGCGCGGCGGCAAGGACATCGTAGCCGCCGGCGGCAGCGTGATCGCGCAGGACGAAGCCTCCAGCGTGGTCTGGGGCATGCCGGGCGCGGCGGCCAATGCCGGCATCTGCGCGGCGGTCCTGCCGCTCAACCAGATCGGCGCCAAGGTCAACCGCCTGTTCGCGGGAGACCGCTCGTGAC from Bradyrhizobium sp. CCBAU 53351 includes the following:
- the greA gene encoding transcription elongation factor GreA, with the translated sequence MSVAFTKEESAETASETLLPDRPISPHPNLVTEAGLQALQTQLAEARKAYEAAQAIEDVNEKRRQSAVPLRDARYLTERLRTAQLVPDPASNDVVAFGSTVTFSRADGRVQTYRIVGEDEADPKAGTISFVAPVAKSLMGKAVGDVVGTGAQEIEILSIA
- a CDS encoding SDR family NAD(P)-dependent oxidoreductase; protein product: MATIFITGSTDGLGRAAAQSLLDQGHRVVLHARSADRAKALGEVRSRAQGIVVGDLKSAAETKDIADQVNAIGRMDAIIHNAGVYTRPGRGTTPEGHAETFAINTLAPYMLTALIERPGRMVYLSSGLHRGGEGSLDDLDWTRRPWDAAKAYAESKLHAVALAFALARRWPNVLCNAVDPGWVRTRMGGAGAPVDIDTGQRTQTWLAASEEPAALVTGRYRHHLAQEQPAREATDPTFQEALIGQLSKLTGVALPEA
- a CDS encoding DUF1134 domain-containing protein codes for the protein MTFASRLAALALAAMVGWIVPASAQTAPPPDLPPPQRTPTPNTYGPDELVGAGHRFFGNVSRGLASIIEKAISQWGLPNGYILGEEGSGAFVAGLRYGEGTLYTKNAGDLRVYWQGPSLGFDWGGDGARTMTLVYNLPATNAIYQRFAGLDGSAYIIGGFGMTALTANNIVLVPIRSGLGLRLGANIGYLKYTPRATWNPF
- a CDS encoding YHS domain-containing (seleno)protein is translated as MRPGIALIRLLVGLLAGIWITGSGLPTEAATTERVVVNRFTGVAIQGFDPVAYFVDGEAVQGTAEFEANLWGAVWRFRNEGNRASFLAHPEVYGPQFGGYDPADIARGVTVAGNPRFFVIAAQRLYLFSREANRDAFAADPERFLYEVGKRWPALLEQLGQ
- a CDS encoding 3'(2'),5'-bisphosphate nucleotidase CysQ, whose amino-acid sequence is MKRIIDSAAASGLMEPLTALVVKAGEAILAVNRAAMRVDGKQDGSPVTEADLAADRIIAEGLAQLAGDVPTLSEERTELASAPFEGSFFLIDPLDGTKEFVAGRDEFTVNLALVTSGAPLLGIVSAPALGVLWRGIVGRGAERVRFDGATIGAAEPIRTRKLPARGEPWVAAVSRSHGDPRSEAFIDDRPNAVRKTCGSAVKFGRIAEGSADIYPRFGPTCEWDVGAGSAVVTAAGGRVTDSKGGELRFGQRPASGFIIPEFIAWGDPQAAEL
- the chpT gene encoding histidine phosphotransferase ChpT, which translates into the protein MSDASSPATATAPDMLELAALLCSRVCHDLISPVGAIVNGLEVLDDDPKPEDREFALDLIRKSAKTASARLQFCRLAFGAAGSSGAQIDLGDAQTMAKGHIEDGKCSITWNLPRLLLPKNRVKLLLNMLVVAQHTIPRGGMLTIDPIGEGETMSFRITATGHNARLPQNISELLSGERGPAADAHAIQPYYTRLLAQACGLTVKLAPEGEAITVTAS